A single window of Dermacentor albipictus isolate Rhodes 1998 colony chromosome 1, USDA_Dalb.pri_finalv2, whole genome shotgun sequence DNA harbors:
- the LOC139060122 gene encoding notch-regulated ankyrin repeat-containing protein-like — MSQTEIMSQEVFQRAVKKGDASELKRLLQRWEGGSLNVNLYDHEGQTALHKSVMEGNLELVKLLVKFGADTRLANRDGWSAIHIAAYGGHQDIALYLISNSGPRR, encoded by the coding sequence ATGTCGCAGACGGAGATTATGTCCCAGGAGGTCTTCCAGCGTGCCGTCAAGAAGGGCGACGCCAGCGAGCTGAAGCGACTGCTGCAGCGCTGGGAAGGCGGTTCGCTCAACGTCAACCTCTACGACCACGAGGGCCAGACGGCGCTTCACAAGAGCGTCATGGAGGGCAACCTCGAACTCGTCAAGCTGCTCGTCAAGTTCGGCGCCGACACACGGCTGGCCAACAGGGACGGCTGGTCGGCGATTCACATCGCCGCCTACGGCGGACACCAGGACATTGCGCTCTATCTCATCTCCAACAGTGGGCCCCGTCGGTAG